Proteins encoded by one window of Kribbella flavida DSM 17836:
- a CDS encoding ubiquitin-like small modifier protein 1 encodes MSVSVRVPTILRPYTQGASEVSVEGGTLNEVLESLDASYPGIKGRVLDDSGELRRFVNVYVDNDDVRFAEGLQTTIKDGGQVSIIPAVAGG; translated from the coding sequence GTGAGCGTCAGCGTCCGCGTCCCCACCATCCTGCGCCCCTACACCCAGGGCGCCTCCGAGGTCTCCGTCGAGGGCGGGACCCTGAACGAGGTGCTGGAGTCGCTCGACGCGTCGTACCCCGGCATCAAGGGTCGCGTCCTGGACGACTCCGGCGAACTGCGCCGCTTCGTCAACGTCTACGTCGACAACGACGACGTCCGCTTCGCCGAAGGCCTGCAGACCACCATCAAGGACGGCGGCCAGGTCTCCATCATCCCGGCCGTCGCGGGCGGCTGA
- the thrC gene encoding threonine synthase, which translates to MSQTVTGSTHTIREGAFGNGTHLSCRACGAKSPLGPFYACMECFGPLEVGYEFPTITREQIEAGPKNIWRYQPLLPVPVDVASFPNTEPGYTRLIDAGNLARELGLRKLWVKDDSGNPTHSFKDRVVASALSATRELGLKVFACPSTGNLANAVAAAAARAGIRSVVFIPQDLERPKIITTAVYGGTLVAVEGNYDDVNKLASEIAGEEEGWAFVNVNVRPYYSEGSKTLGYEIAEQLGWRLPQQIVIPVASGSQLTKIDKGFTELGKLGLVDATDYKVYGAQATGCSPVAQAFRDGHDVVKPVKPDTIAKSLAIGNPADGPYVLDVARRTGGVIADVSDDEVVEGIQLLARTEGIFTETAGGVTVATLKKLVETGQLDPEAETVIINSGDGLKTLDAVADRVGPKVTIPASYDAFVKAGLQ; encoded by the coding sequence ATGAGCCAGACCGTCACCGGTTCGACGCACACCATCCGCGAAGGGGCCTTCGGCAACGGCACCCACCTGAGCTGCCGGGCCTGCGGGGCGAAGTCGCCGCTCGGTCCGTTCTACGCCTGTATGGAGTGCTTCGGTCCGCTCGAGGTCGGGTACGAGTTCCCGACCATCACCCGTGAGCAGATCGAGGCCGGTCCGAAGAACATCTGGCGCTACCAGCCGCTGCTGCCCGTCCCGGTCGACGTGGCCAGCTTCCCGAACACCGAGCCCGGCTACACCCGGCTGATCGACGCCGGCAACCTCGCCCGCGAGCTGGGCCTGCGCAAGCTGTGGGTGAAGGACGACTCGGGCAACCCGACGCACTCGTTCAAGGACCGCGTGGTCGCGTCCGCGCTGAGCGCCACCCGCGAGCTCGGCCTGAAGGTCTTCGCCTGCCCGTCGACCGGCAACCTGGCCAACGCCGTCGCCGCGGCCGCCGCCCGGGCCGGCATCCGCTCGGTCGTGTTCATCCCGCAGGACCTCGAGCGTCCCAAGATCATCACCACCGCCGTGTACGGCGGAACCCTGGTCGCCGTCGAGGGCAACTACGACGACGTGAACAAGCTCGCCTCCGAGATCGCCGGCGAGGAGGAGGGCTGGGCGTTCGTCAACGTCAACGTCCGCCCGTACTACTCCGAGGGCTCCAAGACGCTCGGCTACGAGATCGCCGAGCAGCTCGGCTGGCGGCTGCCGCAGCAGATCGTCATCCCGGTCGCGTCCGGCTCGCAGCTCACCAAGATCGACAAGGGCTTCACCGAGCTCGGCAAGCTCGGGCTGGTCGACGCCACCGACTACAAGGTGTACGGCGCGCAGGCGACCGGGTGCTCACCGGTCGCCCAGGCCTTCCGCGACGGCCACGACGTGGTCAAGCCGGTCAAGCCGGACACCATCGCGAAGTCGCTGGCGATCGGCAACCCCGCCGACGGCCCGTACGTGCTCGACGTCGCCCGGCGCACCGGCGGCGTGATCGCCGACGTCAGCGACGACGAGGTCGTCGAGGGCATCCAGCTGCTGGCCCGGACCGAGGGCATCTTCACCGAGACCGCGGGCGGGGTGACCGTCGCGACGCTGAAGAAGCTGGTCGAGACCGGCCAGCTCGACCCCGAGGCCGAGACCGTGATCATCAACTCCGGCGACGGGCTGAAGACGCTCGACGCCGTGGCCGACCGGGTCGGCCCGAAGGTGACCATTCCCGCGTCCTACGACGCCTTCGTGAAGGCAGGTCTGCAGTGA